The Castor canadensis chromosome 13, mCasCan1.hap1v2, whole genome shotgun sequence genome has a window encoding:
- the Dph7 gene encoding diphthine methyltransferase isoform X1 — protein sequence MADSQARALRALQVVDTEFTADAVEWCPLDGCRHLLACGTYQLRKPEDKGELDEPQVRLGRLYLYSYNNDRTTNPLVEVQRRDTSAVLDMKWCHIPVADHALLGVANASGSVELLRLVVSEKSSYILQPISSLILEEQCLSLSLDWSTGKPGRLSNQPLKIISSDSKGQLHLLMVNEVGPGLELVASWQAHHFEAWIAAFNYWQTELVYSGGDDGLLKGWDTRMLGTSLFTSKRHSMGVCSIQSSPYREHILATGSYDEHVLLWDTRNMTQPLADTPMQGGVWRLKWHPVYHHLLLAACMHSGFKILNCQKAMEEKQEATVLVSHTLPNSLVYGADWSWLLLSSLQPQTGSSLQSDMGARMADRVYNQKDAGESLAAPSEQRVGMVDISGSRVHTTSKICDLDLYPEGVNFDISLLATCSFYDHVLHLWKWEMS from the exons ATGGCAGACAGTCAGGCGCGGGCGCTGCGGGCATTGCAGGTGGTGGACACCGAGTTCACCGCGGACGCGGTGGAGTGGTGCCCGCTGGATGGCTGCCGGCACCTGCTGGCCTGCGGCACGTACCAGCTGCGCAAGCCCGAGGACAAG GGTGAACTGGACGAGCCTCAAGTTCGTTTAGGTCGTCTCTACCTGTACAGTTATAATAACGACAGAACTACTAACCCTCTGGTTGAGGTCCAGAGAAGAGATACTTCTGCAGTCCTGGATATGAAATG GTGCCACATCCCAGTGGCTGACCATGCTCTTTTAGGTGTGGCCAATGCCAGTGGGTCTGTAGAGTTGCTGCGCCTGGTGGTGTCTGAG AAGAGCAGTTATATCCTACAGCCAATATCCAGCCTCATCCTGGAGGAGCAGTGTCTGTCCTTGTCACTGGATTGGTCCACTGGCAAACCTGGAAG ACTCAGTAACCAGCCCTTGAAAATCATCAGCAGTGACTCCAAGGGGCAGCTGCATCTCCTGATGGTGAATGAGGTGGGGCCTGGACTGGAGCTAGTGGCTTCATGGCAAGCCCATCACTTTGAGGCCTGGATTGCCGCCTTCAATTACTGGCAGACAGAACTCGTGTATTCAG GGGGGGACGATGGTCTTCTGAAAGGCTGGGACACCAGGATGCTTGGCACTTCTCTCTTCACCAGTAAGAG ACACTCCATGGGTGTGTGCAGCATCCAGAGCAGCCCCTATCGAGAGCACATCCTGGCTACAGGAAG CTATGATGAGCACGTTCTACTGTGGGACACTCGGAACATGACACAGCCGTTAGCAGACACACCCATGCAGGGAGGGGTATGGAGGCTCAAGTGGCACCCAGTCTACCACCATCTGCTCCTGGCAGCCTGCATGCACAGTGGCTTCAAGATCCTCAACTGCCAAAAGGCCATGG AGGAGAAGCAGGAAGCGACAGTGTTGGTATCCCACACATTACCCAACTCACTGGTGTATGGGGCTGACTGGTCCTGGCTCCTCCTCAGTTCACTGCAACCCCAAACTGGTTCCTCTCTTCAAAGTGACATGGGAGCCAGAATGGCAGACCGGGTCTACAACCAGAAGGATGCAGGCGAGTCACTGGCAGCCCCCTCTGAACAAAGAGTGGGCATGGTGGACATTAGTGGCAGCCGAGTACACACCACAAGCAAGATCTGTGACTTGGACCTCTACCCAGAAGGGGTAAACTTTGACATCAGTCTCCTGGCCACCTGTTCCTTTTATGACCACGTTCTTCACCTCTGGAAGTGGGAAATGAGCTGA
- the Dph7 gene encoding diphthine methyltransferase isoform X2, giving the protein MADSQARALRALQVVDTEFTADAVEWCPLDGCRHLLACGTYQLRKPEDKGELDEPQVRLGRLYLYSYNNDRTTNPLVEVQRRDTSAVLDMKWCHIPVADHALLGVANASGSVELLRLVVSEKSSYILQPISSLILEEQCLSLSLDWSTGKPGRLSNQPLKIISSDSKGQLHLLMVNEVGPGLELVASWQAHHFEAWIAAFNYWQTELVYSDTPWVCAASRAAPIESTSWLQEEEKQEATVLVSHTLPNSLVYGADWSWLLLSSLQPQTGSSLQSDMGARMADRVYNQKDAGESLAAPSEQRVGMVDISGSRVHTTSKICDLDLYPEGVNFDISLLATCSFYDHVLHLWKWEMS; this is encoded by the exons ATGGCAGACAGTCAGGCGCGGGCGCTGCGGGCATTGCAGGTGGTGGACACCGAGTTCACCGCGGACGCGGTGGAGTGGTGCCCGCTGGATGGCTGCCGGCACCTGCTGGCCTGCGGCACGTACCAGCTGCGCAAGCCCGAGGACAAG GGTGAACTGGACGAGCCTCAAGTTCGTTTAGGTCGTCTCTACCTGTACAGTTATAATAACGACAGAACTACTAACCCTCTGGTTGAGGTCCAGAGAAGAGATACTTCTGCAGTCCTGGATATGAAATG GTGCCACATCCCAGTGGCTGACCATGCTCTTTTAGGTGTGGCCAATGCCAGTGGGTCTGTAGAGTTGCTGCGCCTGGTGGTGTCTGAG AAGAGCAGTTATATCCTACAGCCAATATCCAGCCTCATCCTGGAGGAGCAGTGTCTGTCCTTGTCACTGGATTGGTCCACTGGCAAACCTGGAAG ACTCAGTAACCAGCCCTTGAAAATCATCAGCAGTGACTCCAAGGGGCAGCTGCATCTCCTGATGGTGAATGAGGTGGGGCCTGGACTGGAGCTAGTGGCTTCATGGCAAGCCCATCACTTTGAGGCCTGGATTGCCGCCTTCAATTACTGGCAGACAGAACTCGTGTATTCAG ACACTCCATGGGTGTGTGCAGCATCCAGAGCAGCCCCTATCGAGAGCACATCCTGGCTACAGGAAG AGGAGAAGCAGGAAGCGACAGTGTTGGTATCCCACACATTACCCAACTCACTGGTGTATGGGGCTGACTGGTCCTGGCTCCTCCTCAGTTCACTGCAACCCCAAACTGGTTCCTCTCTTCAAAGTGACATGGGAGCCAGAATGGCAGACCGGGTCTACAACCAGAAGGATGCAGGCGAGTCACTGGCAGCCCCCTCTGAACAAAGAGTGGGCATGGTGGACATTAGTGGCAGCCGAGTACACACCACAAGCAAGATCTGTGACTTGGACCTCTACCCAGAAGGGGTAAACTTTGACATCAGTCTCCTGGCCACCTGTTCCTTTTATGACCACGTTCTTCACCTCTGGAAGTGGGAAATGAGCTGA
- the Mrpl41 gene encoding large ribosomal subunit protein mL41 — MGFLTAVTQGLVRGADRMSKWTSKRGPRTFSKSRGAKRTGVHAPDWKFVQVQEMVPEFVVPDLTGFKLKPYVNYRAPAGTDAPLTARALFLEAVAPAIEKDFQEGTFSPDNLEKYGFEPTQEGKLFQLYPKNFPR; from the coding sequence ATGGGCTTCCTGACTGCGGTGACTCAGGGCCTGGTGCGGGGCGCCGACAGGATGAGCAAGTGGACAAGCAAGCGGGGGCCGCGCACCTTCTCCAAGAGCCGGGGCGCCAAGAGAACGGGCGTCCACGCCCCGGACTGGAAATTCGTGCAGGTACAGGAAATGGTCCCGGAGTTCGTTGTCCCCGACTTGACCGGCTTCAAGCTCAAGCCCTACGTGAACTACCGTGCTCCTGCCGGCACAGACGCACCGCTGACAGCCAGAGCGCTCTTCTTGGAGGCCGTTGCACCTGCTATCGAAAAGGACTTTCAAGAAGGCACTTTCAGTCCTGACAACCTGGAGAAGTATGGCTTTGAGCCCACGCAGGAAGGCAAGCTCTTCCAGCTGTACCCCAAGAATTTCCCACGGTAG